In Plasmodium knowlesi strain H genome assembly, contig: PKNH_00_42, whole genome shotgun sequence, the genomic stretch gttccatttttaagtttttttccatttggggtGTTCCTGTAGTGCTGTTTGATAgcacattggacttgagtacagaaagtttcgattttatttattttctctagtGTTTTGTCCATGGTAGGGGTGGTGTTGGAGTTGGAGTTGGATTTGTCTTCCTCGTCGAGGAGGTCGGACATAttcttctctattttgtCAGTGCCAATTCGGCAATCGGCAAAAGTGTGTTTTTCATGCCacttgcattcaaaacaagaattaggatCAGTTCCGCATGAAGATGCCTTATCCTTAGTGgcattactattattattatcgaAAGCGTATTTTATTgcctcttttaatttttcactaTCTAAGGGACATTGATTATTTGCTTTGTCtattaattgatcagcataaagattaagtgctgcgcacatcgtAGTTCTTTTAAGGGGTCCATCACCCTTTTGTTGGTCGTCAGTAATTgaagaaatgtgttttaaacctgaagcaaaaagcttacaagcttttcgCTTTGCAGTTTTTTCTCCGTCGGTGTCAGTTGACCAAGAAGTACCGATGTCTTCCTTGCAGTATTCGTTAAAAGCCGTTTGATTTCCATCCTGTGACATATGTTCTAAAAGTTTTGGTAATTCTTCTTTAACGACACCTTCTATGTCAttctgatcataaaagaagaaagaaaaagaaagaaaaaaatatatgtatatgtatacacatatgtatacacatatgtgtatacatatatatatacatatatatatatatacatatatacatatacatNNNNNNNNNNNNNNNNNNNNNNNNNNNNNNNNNNNNNNNNNNNNNNNNNNNNNNNNNNNNNNNNNNNNNNNNNNNNNNNNNNNNNNNNNNNNNNNNNNNNTAAGCaacagttcattttttttttttttcttccttttttttttctctctgtgtgtatgtagtatgttagttgtgttagtatgttggttatgttagtaggttggttatgttagtaggttggttatgttagtaggttgtgttgtgttagtatgttggttatgttagtatgttggttgtatgttagtatgttggttatgttagtatgttgtgttgtgttagtaggttggttatgttagtatgttgtgttgtgttagtatgttggttgtgttggttgtgttggttatgttagtaggttggctatgttagtatgttggttatgttagtatgttggttatgttagtatgttgtgtcaNNNNtgtgttagtatgttgtgttctgttagtatgtttggttgtgttagtatgttggttttgtgttagtatgtttggttatgttagttatgttgtggttgtgttagtatgttggttatgttagtaggttcgttgtgtcagtatgttggttatgttagtatgttttgttgtgttagtatgttggtttgtgttagtatgttggttat encodes the following:
- a CDS encoding SICAvar, type I (fragment) is translated as NDIEGVVKEELPKLLEHMSQDGNQTAFNEYCKEDIGTSWSTDTDGEKTAKRKACKLFASGLKHISSITDDQQKGDGPLKRTTMCAALNLYADQLIDKANNQCPLDSEKLKEAIKYAFDNNNSNATKDKASSCGTDPNSCFECKWHEKHTFADCRIGTDKIEKNMSDLLDEEDKSNSNSNTTPTMDKTLEKINKIETFCTQVQCAIKQHYRNTPNGKKLKNGT